TTTTCtgagtaatataaaaaaaaaaatttaattatcaaaataatttaaatttatatttattgatcgatttgatataaaaataataaaaaaataatattttatcataccaCGTCACCTCTTCATTTTCCCCTCATTTTCCACGTTGGCGAggcgaggaaaaaaaaaaaaaaaatcatttggtacggtgtttttaaaaacgccatttcaaacggtatttttaaaaacgtcatatcATTTGACgcttttaattatttttcaaaaaaaaaattataattataattttaaatttataaaaaaataaaaattataattttgataaaaataaaaaattatcatttcaaattagtatcttcatttcaaattatctttttaaaaaaaattataaaaaataattataaaaaaattaaaaatatcataaaaaagtattgaaaaaaatagaaattataattcaaaatgttaagaaaataaaaattttaattttaattcaaataaaaattatcatttcaaattacaatctcttttgaaattaacttttttttaaatatcataaaaaaattaaaaaatattaaaaaaataattaaatttctataccaatttaCAATTGGACATTGTTCCTCTAATCTCTATACCAATTTACAATTGTAAGTTGGTTATAGCTTCCCTTTCAGAGTAAAATGCCACTACAATTGAAAGATGTGTACTTTGATAATGACgtaaaatcaattttttatctTCTCCTCCTCAGAGAAGAAATCAGGAAAAGTTGTAGTAGCATTTCACTACCCTCATCAGCTGGTCGGGCCATAGTGTGAAAATTCTTTTATCTGATTCTGGTTGTGTCCAAATTCATGCATCATGTTTTGAAGACTAGCTTGGAAttttctgatcaccatcagataaCAAGGCTATAGGGCACAAATCATGCATCCATTTAATAATGATTCTGGTTATGTCCACATCATGTTTTGAAGATAGCTTGGAATTTTCTGATCACCACCAGAAAAGAAGTCTGTGGCACATATTTAATAACTCCTGAAATACTAAGAATCCATAATAGATTGTCCTCTCTGGGACCAGGGCTGCTGCAAATAAGATCAACCTCCAACTCTTTGCCTTGCTCTGCCTCCTAGTAATAATGGATATCTGCATCATATCCTCATGGCTTCTTTTTGTCACGCTTgccttccttcttctttctttcagaTACAAAAGAATGGAACAACGAAAGGCGGTGTACAGACTCCCTCCTGGCCCAAAGAAGCTTCCCTTAATTGGGAACTTGCACCAACTTGGCAGGCTGCCTCATCACTCTTTATGGCAACTCTCTCAAAAATATGGCCCTCTCATGTATTTAGAACTAGGGAGCGTGCCAACAGTCGTAGTCTCATCTGCTGAGATGGCCAGAGAAGTAATGAAAACTCATGATCTCGACTTCTGCTCGAGGCCCCGTCTTGTTGCTACCAGTAAAGTTTCTTACAATTGCTTGGATATCAGCTTCTCACCCTATGGTGAATATTGGAGAGAGATGAGAAAGATATGCATCATCGAACTTTTCAGTGCCAAGAGGGTGCAATCATTTCAATTTATAAGGGAAGAAGAGATTTCACTAATGATCAATAGCATCTCCCACTCTTCAGCAACTCCTATAAATCTCAGTAAGCTGACGATGACACTGGCAAATAATATAATTTGCAGAGTTGCGATGGGTAAGAAGTATCAAGAAGGTGATCATGAGAAGGGTATATTTCACAAGCTTCTCCTCGAAGCACAGGCATTATTCAGCAGTTTTTATATTGCAGACTTCTTCCCATCAATAGGCTGGATGGACAAGCTGACAGGACTTGCAGGTAGGCTCGAGAAGAACTGTGCTATGCTTGATGTGTTCTATGAGCAGGTCATCAGGGAGCACCTTGACCCCAAGAGGATGAGACCCGAACATGAAGACATAGTTGATGTATTGCTTCGGTTACAAAAGGATGGAAGCCATCTAACGAAAGACCACATAAAAGCAGTGCTAATGGCATCTTTCTCACACcttcatattcttcatcaaaATTTGAATAGTTAATTTGCTTTCGCTTCTTTGTTGCAAAAAGTTCCACTAAATCCACTACTTCTACTTAATTTTTGAACTGTACAAGGCTTAACTAGTCATGTCCTTTTTGAAGATTCTTGTGGAGTTTATTGAACTGTATTTTAAAGCGAACTTTGTTCTTCTCTTATGCATAGGATATCTTCATGGCTGGAACAGAAACAGCTTCGGCGACCTTAGTATGGGCTATGGCAGAGCTCGCAAGACACCCGAGACTGATGAAGAAAGCACAAGAAGAAATAAGAGCCTCTTTAGGAACTAAAGGAAAGGTGGAAGAAGGAGATCTTCACCAGCTTCGGTACCTCAAGTCTGTGGTCAAAGAAACACTGAGGCTGCACTCTCCTGTCCCATTACTGCTTCCTCGTGAGTCCATAAGACACTCTAGGATTCATGGATATGATATCCCGCCGAACACAAGAGTGTTTGTCAATGCTTGGGGGATAGGAAAAGATCCTAAATCATGGGATGACCCTGAAGAGTTCATTCCTGAGAGATTCATGGATAGTTCTATCGACTACAAAGGCCATAACTTCGAGCTGATACCATTCGGTTCTGGTCGAAGAATCTGCCCTGCACTGAATTTGGGGACTTTGACAGTGGAGCTAGCACTTGCGAGTATGTTATACCATTTCGACTGGGAAGTGCCTGTTGGGATGAGCACAGAAGACGTTGACATGAATGAAGCGCCAGGACTTGTGGACATAAGAGTTCTCTTCACCTTGTAGCCATAAACCACATCATGAAATAGCCATAAATCATGTAAGTTATAGTGCCTGTCATCTGCTCCTGTAAAATTTGGTAAAAGAAGAGTTTGCAGAACCAAGGGAAGATTATGTGCACGAGATTTTGTGATTtgtaaatatcatggctagagttAGAATGCTCTAAACACAGAGAAAAATCTTTGCTTGGAATATGCATGTGTCGAGCTTTCatctataaaatttgaaaggATTGATGTTGTTTCAAGTGATCAATTTTGCTCCagattgatttgatcataaacatTAGCATGCTTATGTGGGGAAAGATCAAGCATTATTCTATAACCCCCGCTAGAAATGACTGTACACCAATAACGATAACCCACTGATAGGACAGTACATAACTATTTGAGAATTCATAATcatattcttaaattattttttttaaattataatttttaaaatatatgcaaataaataaaaattgaaagataT
Above is a genomic segment from Elaeis guineensis isolate ETL-2024a chromosome 1, EG11, whole genome shotgun sequence containing:
- the LOC105037438 gene encoding cytochrome P450 71A1 translates to MDICIISSWLLFVTLAFLLLSFRYKRMEQRKAVYRLPPGPKKLPLIGNLHQLGRLPHHSLWQLSQKYGPLMYLELGSVPTVVVSSAEMAREVMKTHDLDFCSRPRLVATSKVSYNCLDISFSPYGEYWREMRKICIIELFSAKRVQSFQFIREEEISLMINSISHSSATPINLSKLTMTLANNIICRVAMGKKYQEGDHEKGIFHKLLLEAQALFSSFYIADFFPSIGWMDKLTGLAGRLEKNCAMLDVFYEQVIREHLDPKRMRPEHEDIVDVLLRLQKDGSHLTKDHIKAVLMDIFMAGTETASATLVWAMAELARHPRLMKKAQEEIRASLGTKGKVEEGDLHQLRYLKSVVKETLRLHSPVPLLLPRESIRHSRIHGYDIPPNTRVFVNAWGIGKDPKSWDDPEEFIPERFMDSSIDYKGHNFELIPFGSGRRICPALNLGTLTVELALASMLYHFDWEVPVGMSTEDVDMNEAPGLVDIRVLFTL